The Candidatus Binatia bacterium genome includes a window with the following:
- a CDS encoding type II toxin-antitoxin system VapB family antitoxin: MAKALTSLRLDDRLVKRAQKVLGAKSRTQTIEMSLEAVVETEKHRKLIKRYSGKAKPGDFDHS; encoded by the coding sequence ATGGCAAAGGCATTGACCTCTTTAAGGCTCGATGACCGTCTGGTGAAACGAGCCCAAAAAGTTTTGGGAGCGAAGAGCAGAACCCAGACGATTGAAATGTCTCTCGAAGCGGTCGTGGAGACCGAGAAGCATCGCAAGCTCATCAAACGGTACAGCGGCAAGGCGAAGCCCGGTGACTTCGACCACAGCTAA
- a CDS encoding amidohydrolase family protein, whose product EFLEGRYRDMRRNETYGFFPSLDGWHRGFSAAGKETDVPAPRWLEFLDELGVRLSVLYPTGGLALGLIQDPNWACAVARAYNNWVAERYTRRSPRLKAVALLPVQMPEEAAKELKRAKEIGLVAGLLPAVTVLHKGYGHRDFDPIYREAERLDMPLAVHGAPSRGMGFDFFDKFIQVHTLEHPFAILIQFTHILYEGVFERFPKLRVAFLEAGSGWLPYMMDRMDEEYEKPHRAGAPALKKKPSDYIRSGQVWTTCEVEERALVQVLRQFNPRCVMWPSDYPHERLPDMFKRDIPEFLAREDLSDAEKRMILYENPKRFYGLDI is encoded by the coding sequence GAGTTTCTCGAAGGCCGATACCGCGACATGCGGCGGAACGAAACTTACGGCTTCTTCCCTTCGCTCGACGGCTGGCACCGCGGCTTTTCCGCCGCGGGAAAAGAAACCGACGTGCCGGCGCCGCGCTGGCTCGAGTTTCTCGACGAGCTTGGCGTCCGGCTGAGCGTGCTCTATCCGACGGGCGGTCTCGCCCTCGGGTTGATTCAAGATCCGAATTGGGCGTGCGCCGTCGCCCGCGCGTATAATAACTGGGTGGCGGAGAGATATACACGCCGGAGCCCGCGGCTCAAAGCGGTCGCGCTGCTGCCGGTGCAGATGCCAGAGGAAGCGGCGAAAGAGCTCAAGCGCGCGAAAGAGATCGGGCTCGTCGCCGGTTTGCTGCCGGCGGTAACCGTGCTGCACAAAGGCTACGGCCATCGCGACTTCGATCCGATCTACCGTGAGGCGGAGCGGTTGGACATGCCGCTCGCCGTGCACGGCGCGCCGAGTCGCGGCATGGGTTTCGATTTCTTCGACAAGTTCATTCAGGTCCATACGCTCGAGCACCCGTTCGCGATTCTGATCCAGTTCACGCACATACTTTACGAAGGCGTGTTCGAGCGCTTTCCGAAACTGCGCGTGGCGTTTCTCGAAGCGGGCTCGGGCTGGCTGCCCTACATGATGGACCGGATGGACGAGGAGTACGAAAAGCCCCATCGCGCCGGCGCCCCGGCGCTGAAAAAGAAGCCGAGCGATTATATCCGCTCGGGCCAGGTATGGACGACGTGCGAGGTCGAAGAGCGCGCGCTTGTCCAGGTGCTGCGGCAGTTTAACCCGCGCTGCGTAATGTGGCCGTCCGACTACCCGCACGAGCGGCTGCCCGACATGTTCAAGCGCGACATCCCGGAATTTCTCGCGCGCGAGGATTTGAGCGACGCCGAAAAGCGCATGATCCTCTACGAAAATCCAAAGCGGTTTTACGGGCTGGATATATAA
- a CDS encoding tripartite tricarboxylate transporter substrate-binding protein, producing MDTRRFSSLLAIIGACLFFNVWTPVAEAQETPFKGKTIRLVVGLAPGGGYDTYSRLIARHMGRHIPGNPVIAVENMDGAGSLIAANHVYKVAKPDGLTIGHVLGGLFLQQLLGKPGIEFDAAKFEYIGVPAQDNFMIGISKATGITSVEKWIASKTTLKFGGVTPGGGTDDLPKVLAYTVGLPIQVVSGYKGTGPIRLAFNSGEVQGLCNAWESFKATWRQELESGELVIVAQATVKAHPELPKVPVALDLAKTDEARKLIQVVARVNGPSTRPYLLPPGTPKERVELLRKAFTDTLKDAEFLAEAKKAKLDINPDDGAGLERNVRDIFKLDPPLVARLKEVLK from the coding sequence ATGGACACGAGAAGGTTCTCTTCCCTGCTGGCCATTATCGGCGCTTGTCTCTTTTTTAATGTATGGACACCGGTTGCCGAAGCTCAAGAAACGCCTTTCAAAGGCAAAACCATCCGCCTCGTCGTCGGCCTCGCGCCGGGCGGCGGATACGACACCTATTCTCGCCTTATCGCACGGCACATGGGGAGGCATATTCCCGGCAATCCGGTCATCGCCGTCGAGAACATGGACGGGGCCGGCAGCCTGATAGCGGCTAATCACGTTTACAAGGTAGCCAAACCCGATGGCCTGACTATTGGCCATGTCCTCGGCGGGCTCTTTCTACAGCAGTTGCTCGGAAAACCGGGCATAGAGTTTGACGCCGCGAAATTTGAATACATAGGAGTTCCCGCCCAGGACAATTTCATGATCGGCATATCGAAAGCGACCGGCATTACAAGCGTTGAAAAGTGGATAGCGTCAAAAACAACGCTCAAATTCGGAGGCGTCACTCCAGGCGGCGGCACCGATGACCTTCCCAAAGTCCTCGCCTATACTGTGGGCCTCCCCATCCAGGTTGTCTCTGGCTACAAAGGCACCGGTCCCATTCGACTTGCTTTCAACAGCGGGGAGGTCCAGGGGCTTTGTAACGCCTGGGAGTCGTTCAAGGCAACTTGGCGCCAGGAGCTGGAGTCGGGAGAATTGGTCATCGTCGCTCAGGCGACCGTCAAAGCACATCCCGAGTTGCCCAAAGTTCCTGTGGCGCTTGATCTTGCCAAGACTGACGAGGCCCGAAAACTCATCCAAGTGGTCGCTCGGGTGAATGGACCTTCAACCCGTCCCTATCTGCTGCCTCCGGGTACGCCGAAAGAGCGAGTGGAACTCCTGCGCAAGGCTTTTACGGACACCCTGAAGGACGCCGAGTTCTTGGCTGAGGCCAAAAAAGCCAAGCTCGATATCAATCCTGATGACGGCGCAGGACTGGAACGGAACGTAAGAGACATCTTTAAACTCGATCCTCCGTTGGTCGCCAGGCTCAAGGAGGTTCTTAAATAA
- a CDS encoding glucose 1-dehydrogenase produces the protein MRLTNKVAIVTGGGVGIGRAYCLGLAKEGAKVIVADIQEAEAKKVAGEIQQQGGEALAVAVDVTSAEKTRAMAEAALRKYGRIDVLVNNAALYSAIKKKPFSEINEEEWDRVMAVNVKGLFLCVQAVYPAMKQQKKGKVINISSGTALGGTPFFLHYVTSKAGVIGFTRALARELGGDNICVNAITPGLTISGPQQEGVLTPEQLADRRKRRSFQRDQKPADLVGTVIFLASDDSDFITGQTINVDGGANMY, from the coding sequence ATGCGCCTGACAAATAAAGTCGCGATCGTCACCGGCGGCGGAGTCGGCATAGGCCGGGCCTATTGCCTCGGCTTGGCGAAGGAAGGCGCGAAGGTGATCGTCGCCGACATTCAGGAAGCGGAGGCGAAAAAAGTCGCGGGCGAGATCCAGCAGCAGGGTGGCGAGGCCTTAGCCGTGGCGGTCGATGTGACCTCGGCGGAGAAGACCCGCGCGATGGCCGAGGCGGCGCTCAGGAAGTACGGCCGTATCGACGTGCTCGTCAACAACGCCGCGCTCTACTCGGCGATCAAGAAAAAACCTTTCTCCGAAATCAACGAAGAGGAATGGGACCGCGTGATGGCGGTGAACGTGAAAGGTTTGTTCCTCTGCGTCCAGGCGGTCTACCCCGCCATGAAGCAGCAGAAAAAAGGAAAGGTCATCAACATCTCGTCCGGCACGGCGCTCGGCGGCACGCCGTTTTTTCTTCACTACGTCACTTCGAAGGCAGGCGTGATCGGCTTCACGCGCGCGCTCGCGCGCGAATTGGGCGGCGATAATATTTGCGTCAACGCGATCACGCCGGGCCTCACGATCTCCGGACCCCAGCAGGAAGGCGTGCTGACACCCGAACAACTCGCAGACCGCAGGAAACGCCGATCCTTTCAGCGCGACCAGAAACCGGCCGATCTCGTCGGCACCGTGATCTTTCTCGCCTCCGACGACAGCGACTTCATCACCGGGCAAACGATCAACGTCGACGGCGGCGCGAATATGTACTGA